In one window of Mytilus galloprovincialis chromosome 6, xbMytGall1.hap1.1, whole genome shotgun sequence DNA:
- the LOC143079362 gene encoding eukaryotic translation initiation factor 2-alpha kinase 1-like isoform X3 — protein sequence MDQNNDESMKSRISKSFQRYKPTSIRTFDDSDIASMTSSKESRKEVPNACNGGLVPRTVPSHLLMISILEQLCFMYAQDEEKGKELFKAISSHLARLNVVPALTTIDEMHSVRSQYRLFMDHVLHTAMLKIDKTRRALPSPTSPMEQIKRLSPQTSMVPTEDLLQIQTSRYKTEFTEEEKIGKGGFGAVYKAKHKLDGRLYAIKKIKFKHSQPDVWMKVLREVKALANLQHPNIVGYNAAWLEYSTDFRPDIPGTKVVSSDESISSRESRINHSKSTDLGDSIIFDSHVKFDNDYSMDNNPSSLPKLVELTDSWEPVEIMSQSDYCEACEMLRGKESKYTNSGSGDKVIHKTVPKHSCTSKFFESEFNEKTSHFGQAWDDVSHIDTFWDRPGRIRRSISCDCLTCRNKSHDHSHDKQVMLGYHHYSEDNIHSRIHVTLFIQMELCSLTLREYMQKRNTQCCSFLEFKTNAAANMRIFKQLVKGVDFIHSNGLIHRDLKPRNIFLQGHLLHVKIGDFGLAKDDLRNSGREDALLTPSPLECPDKFYWDTHTTGVGTSTYGAPEQLQGSVYTNKSDIYSLGVILYELFHWFKTDMEKYKSLELLRQGEIDAQILQHWPEQAKAVIQMTNSVHSDRPTTKELLQSELFLTKDQIILEMQTKIDDQALEIQKLKDMLKGRDVQVEILTSSLTLEQSRLPHKHKTKKDKT from the exons ATGGATCAGAATAATGATGAGAGCATGAAATCCAGAATTTCAAAGAGTTTTCAGCGATACAAGCCCACTTCAATTAGAACCTTTGATG actCAGACATAGCCAGTATGACTTCCAGCAAAGAGAGTCGCAAGGAAGTACCTAATGCATGTAACGGAGGACTTGTGCCTAGAACTGTCCCTTCACATCTTTTAATGATATCTATACTGGAACAATTGTGTTTTATGTATGCTCAAGATGAAGAAAAAGGGAAAGAACTGTTCAAAG CTATAAGCAGCCATCTTGCTCGCCTGAATGTAGTTCCAGCATTGACTACTATAGATGAGATGCACAGTGTTAGATCACAATACAGACTTTTTATGGACCATGTTTTACATACAGCTATGTTGAAAATTGACAAG ACCAGGAGAGCTCTTCCTTCACCGACATCACCCATGGAACAGATTAAAAG acTGAGTCCACAGACTTCAATGGTACCTACTGAGGATTTGCTTCAGATCCAAACATCCAGATATAAAACAGAGTTCACAGAAGAAGAAAAGATTGGAAAAGGAGGCTTTGGAGCTGTCTATAAG GCAAAACATAAATTAGATGGAAGATTATATGCCATTAAAAAGATAAAGTTCAAGCATTCACAACCAGATGTCTGGATGAAG GTATTAAGAGAAGTGAAAGCTTTGGCCAATCTACAGCACCCTAACATTGTAGGATATAACGCTGCATGGTTGGAATATTCAACAGACTTCAGACCTG ATATTCCTGGCACTAAAGTTGTATCTTCAGATGAGAGTATTTCCAGTAGAGAGAGCAG aataaatcattcCAAGTCTACAGATTTGGGGGACAGCATTATATTTGATTCTCATGTTAAATTTGACAATGACTATTCAATGGACAACAACCCCAGCAGCCTACCTAAACTGGTTGAATTAACTGACAGTTGGGAACCAGTTGAAATCATGTCACAGTCGGATTACTGTGAAGCATGTGAAATGCTCAGAGGCAAAGAAAGTAAATACACAAACAGTGGAAGTGGTGATAAAGTTATTCATAAAACTGTTCCGAAACATAGCTGTACTTCTAAATTCTTTGAATCTGAGTTTAATGAAAAGACAAGTCATTTTGGACAAGCATGGGACGATGTATCACATATTGATACCTTTTGGGATAGACCCGGTAGAATTAGGAGAAGTATCAGCTGTGATTGCTTAACATGTAGAAACAAGTCACATGACCATTCTCATGATAAACAG GTTATGTTGGGCTATCATCATTACAGTGAAGATAACATCCATTCCAGA ATTCATGTAACATTGTTTATACAAATGGAATTATGTAGTCTGACACTCAGGGAATACATGCAGAAAAGAAATACTCAATGTTGTTCTTTTCTTG aGTTTAAGACAAATGCAGCAGCTAACATGAGGATATTTAAACAGTTAGTAAAAGGAGTAGACTTTATCCATTCCAACGGTCTGATACACAGAGATCTGAAA CCCAGAAATATATTTCTTCAAGGTCATCTGCTTCATGTAAAGATAGGTGACTTTGGATTAGCTAAAGATGATTTAAGAAATTCTGGACGAGAAGATGCTTTGTTAACACCATCACCTTTGGAATGTCCAG ATAAATTTTATTGGGATACACATACAACTGGAGTTGGAACATCAACCTATGGGGCTCCTGAACAACTGCAAGGATCGGTTTATACAAATAAG agTGACATATACAGTTTGGGCGtgatattatatgaactgtttcaTTGGTTTAAAACTGACATGGAAAAGTATAAAAGTTTAGAATTGCTGAGACAGGGAGAAATAGATGCACAGATCTTACAACATTGGCCAGAACAA GCAAAAGCTGTGATACAGATGACCAATAGTGTGCACTCAGACAGGCCAACTACAAAGGAATTATTACAAAGTGAATTGTTTTTGACCAAAGATCAG
- the LOC143079362 gene encoding eukaryotic translation initiation factor 2-alpha kinase 1-like isoform X1 encodes MNIMDQNNDESMKSRISKSFQRYKPTSIRTFDDSDIASMTSSKESRKEVPNACNGGLVPRTVPSHLLMISILEQLCFMYAQDEEKGKELFKAISSHLARLNVVPALTTIDEMHSVRSQYRLFMDHVLHTAMLKIDKTRRALPSPTSPMEQIKRLSPQTSMVPTEDLLQIQTSRYKTEFTEEEKIGKGGFGAVYKAKHKLDGRLYAIKKIKFKHSQPDVWMKVLREVKALANLQHPNIVGYNAAWLEYSTDFRPDIPGTKVVSSDESISSRESRINHSKSTDLGDSIIFDSHVKFDNDYSMDNNPSSLPKLVELTDSWEPVEIMSQSDYCEACEMLRGKESKYTNSGSGDKVIHKTVPKHSCTSKFFESEFNEKTSHFGQAWDDVSHIDTFWDRPGRIRRSISCDCLTCRNKSHDHSHDKQVMLGYHHYSEDNIHSRIHVTLFIQMELCSLTLREYMQKRNTQCCSFLEFKTNAAANMRIFKQLVKGVDFIHSNGLIHRDLKPRNIFLQGHLLHVKIGDFGLAKDDLRNSGREDALLTPSPLECPDKFYWDTHTTGVGTSTYGAPEQLQGSVYTNKSDIYSLGVILYELFHWFKTDMEKYKSLELLRQGEIDAQILQHWPEQAKAVIQMTNSVHSDRPTTKELLQSELFLTKDQIILEMQTKIDDQALEIQKLKDMLKGRDVQVEILTSSLTLEQSRLPHKHKTKKDKT; translated from the exons Atg AATATTATGGATCAGAATAATGATGAGAGCATGAAATCCAGAATTTCAAAGAGTTTTCAGCGATACAAGCCCACTTCAATTAGAACCTTTGATG actCAGACATAGCCAGTATGACTTCCAGCAAAGAGAGTCGCAAGGAAGTACCTAATGCATGTAACGGAGGACTTGTGCCTAGAACTGTCCCTTCACATCTTTTAATGATATCTATACTGGAACAATTGTGTTTTATGTATGCTCAAGATGAAGAAAAAGGGAAAGAACTGTTCAAAG CTATAAGCAGCCATCTTGCTCGCCTGAATGTAGTTCCAGCATTGACTACTATAGATGAGATGCACAGTGTTAGATCACAATACAGACTTTTTATGGACCATGTTTTACATACAGCTATGTTGAAAATTGACAAG ACCAGGAGAGCTCTTCCTTCACCGACATCACCCATGGAACAGATTAAAAG acTGAGTCCACAGACTTCAATGGTACCTACTGAGGATTTGCTTCAGATCCAAACATCCAGATATAAAACAGAGTTCACAGAAGAAGAAAAGATTGGAAAAGGAGGCTTTGGAGCTGTCTATAAG GCAAAACATAAATTAGATGGAAGATTATATGCCATTAAAAAGATAAAGTTCAAGCATTCACAACCAGATGTCTGGATGAAG GTATTAAGAGAAGTGAAAGCTTTGGCCAATCTACAGCACCCTAACATTGTAGGATATAACGCTGCATGGTTGGAATATTCAACAGACTTCAGACCTG ATATTCCTGGCACTAAAGTTGTATCTTCAGATGAGAGTATTTCCAGTAGAGAGAGCAG aataaatcattcCAAGTCTACAGATTTGGGGGACAGCATTATATTTGATTCTCATGTTAAATTTGACAATGACTATTCAATGGACAACAACCCCAGCAGCCTACCTAAACTGGTTGAATTAACTGACAGTTGGGAACCAGTTGAAATCATGTCACAGTCGGATTACTGTGAAGCATGTGAAATGCTCAGAGGCAAAGAAAGTAAATACACAAACAGTGGAAGTGGTGATAAAGTTATTCATAAAACTGTTCCGAAACATAGCTGTACTTCTAAATTCTTTGAATCTGAGTTTAATGAAAAGACAAGTCATTTTGGACAAGCATGGGACGATGTATCACATATTGATACCTTTTGGGATAGACCCGGTAGAATTAGGAGAAGTATCAGCTGTGATTGCTTAACATGTAGAAACAAGTCACATGACCATTCTCATGATAAACAG GTTATGTTGGGCTATCATCATTACAGTGAAGATAACATCCATTCCAGA ATTCATGTAACATTGTTTATACAAATGGAATTATGTAGTCTGACACTCAGGGAATACATGCAGAAAAGAAATACTCAATGTTGTTCTTTTCTTG aGTTTAAGACAAATGCAGCAGCTAACATGAGGATATTTAAACAGTTAGTAAAAGGAGTAGACTTTATCCATTCCAACGGTCTGATACACAGAGATCTGAAA CCCAGAAATATATTTCTTCAAGGTCATCTGCTTCATGTAAAGATAGGTGACTTTGGATTAGCTAAAGATGATTTAAGAAATTCTGGACGAGAAGATGCTTTGTTAACACCATCACCTTTGGAATGTCCAG ATAAATTTTATTGGGATACACATACAACTGGAGTTGGAACATCAACCTATGGGGCTCCTGAACAACTGCAAGGATCGGTTTATACAAATAAG agTGACATATACAGTTTGGGCGtgatattatatgaactgtttcaTTGGTTTAAAACTGACATGGAAAAGTATAAAAGTTTAGAATTGCTGAGACAGGGAGAAATAGATGCACAGATCTTACAACATTGGCCAGAACAA GCAAAAGCTGTGATACAGATGACCAATAGTGTGCACTCAGACAGGCCAACTACAAAGGAATTATTACAAAGTGAATTGTTTTTGACCAAAGATCAG
- the LOC143079362 gene encoding eukaryotic translation initiation factor 2-alpha kinase 1-like isoform X2, which translates to MNIMDQNNDESMKSRISKSFQRYKPTSIRTFDDSDIASMTSSKESRKEVPNACNGGLVPRTVPSHLLMISILEQLCFMYAQDEEKGKELFKAISSHLARLNVVPALTTIDEMHSVRSQYRLFMDHVLHTAMLKIDKTRRALPSPTSPMEQIKRLSPQTSMVPTEDLLQIQTSRYKTEFTEEEKIGKGGFGAVYKAKHKLDGRLYAIKKIKFKHSQPDVWMKVLREVKALANLQHPNIVGYNAAWLEYSTDFRPDIPGTKVVSSDESISSRESRINHSKSTDLGDSIIFDSHVKFDNDYSMDNNPSSLPKLVELTDSWEPVEIMSQSDYCEACEMLRGKESKYTNSGSGDKVIHKTVPKHSCTSKFFESEFNEKTSHFGQAWDDVSHIDTFWDRPGRIRRSISCDCLTCRNKSHDHSHDKQVLLGYHHYSEDNIHSRIHVTLFIQMELCSLTLREYMQKRNTQCCSFLEFKTNAAANMRIFKQLVKGVDFIHSNGLIHRDLKPRNIFLQGHLLHVKIGDFGLAKDDLRNSGREDALLTPSPLECPDKFYWDTHTTGVGTSTYGAPEQLQGSVYTNKSDIYSLGVILYELFHWFKTDMEKYKSLELLRQGEIDAQILQHWPEQAKAVIQMTNSVHSDRPTTKELLQSELFLTKDQIILEMQTKIDDQALEIQKLKDMLKGRDVQVEILTSSLTLEQSRLPHKHKTKKDKT; encoded by the exons Atg AATATTATGGATCAGAATAATGATGAGAGCATGAAATCCAGAATTTCAAAGAGTTTTCAGCGATACAAGCCCACTTCAATTAGAACCTTTGATG actCAGACATAGCCAGTATGACTTCCAGCAAAGAGAGTCGCAAGGAAGTACCTAATGCATGTAACGGAGGACTTGTGCCTAGAACTGTCCCTTCACATCTTTTAATGATATCTATACTGGAACAATTGTGTTTTATGTATGCTCAAGATGAAGAAAAAGGGAAAGAACTGTTCAAAG CTATAAGCAGCCATCTTGCTCGCCTGAATGTAGTTCCAGCATTGACTACTATAGATGAGATGCACAGTGTTAGATCACAATACAGACTTTTTATGGACCATGTTTTACATACAGCTATGTTGAAAATTGACAAG ACCAGGAGAGCTCTTCCTTCACCGACATCACCCATGGAACAGATTAAAAG acTGAGTCCACAGACTTCAATGGTACCTACTGAGGATTTGCTTCAGATCCAAACATCCAGATATAAAACAGAGTTCACAGAAGAAGAAAAGATTGGAAAAGGAGGCTTTGGAGCTGTCTATAAG GCAAAACATAAATTAGATGGAAGATTATATGCCATTAAAAAGATAAAGTTCAAGCATTCACAACCAGATGTCTGGATGAAG GTATTAAGAGAAGTGAAAGCTTTGGCCAATCTACAGCACCCTAACATTGTAGGATATAACGCTGCATGGTTGGAATATTCAACAGACTTCAGACCTG ATATTCCTGGCACTAAAGTTGTATCTTCAGATGAGAGTATTTCCAGTAGAGAGAGCAG aataaatcattcCAAGTCTACAGATTTGGGGGACAGCATTATATTTGATTCTCATGTTAAATTTGACAATGACTATTCAATGGACAACAACCCCAGCAGCCTACCTAAACTGGTTGAATTAACTGACAGTTGGGAACCAGTTGAAATCATGTCACAGTCGGATTACTGTGAAGCATGTGAAATGCTCAGAGGCAAAGAAAGTAAATACACAAACAGTGGAAGTGGTGATAAAGTTATTCATAAAACTGTTCCGAAACATAGCTGTACTTCTAAATTCTTTGAATCTGAGTTTAATGAAAAGACAAGTCATTTTGGACAAGCATGGGACGATGTATCACATATTGATACCTTTTGGGATAGACCCGGTAGAATTAGGAGAAGTATCAGCTGTGATTGCTTAACATGTAGAAACAAGTCACATGACCATTCTCATGATAAACAGGTTTTGTTGGGCTATCATCATTACAGTGAAGATAACATCCATTCCAGA ATTCATGTAACATTGTTTATACAAATGGAATTATGTAGTCTGACACTCAGGGAATACATGCAGAAAAGAAATACTCAATGTTGTTCTTTTCTTG aGTTTAAGACAAATGCAGCAGCTAACATGAGGATATTTAAACAGTTAGTAAAAGGAGTAGACTTTATCCATTCCAACGGTCTGATACACAGAGATCTGAAA CCCAGAAATATATTTCTTCAAGGTCATCTGCTTCATGTAAAGATAGGTGACTTTGGATTAGCTAAAGATGATTTAAGAAATTCTGGACGAGAAGATGCTTTGTTAACACCATCACCTTTGGAATGTCCAG ATAAATTTTATTGGGATACACATACAACTGGAGTTGGAACATCAACCTATGGGGCTCCTGAACAACTGCAAGGATCGGTTTATACAAATAAG agTGACATATACAGTTTGGGCGtgatattatatgaactgtttcaTTGGTTTAAAACTGACATGGAAAAGTATAAAAGTTTAGAATTGCTGAGACAGGGAGAAATAGATGCACAGATCTTACAACATTGGCCAGAACAA GCAAAAGCTGTGATACAGATGACCAATAGTGTGCACTCAGACAGGCCAACTACAAAGGAATTATTACAAAGTGAATTGTTTTTGACCAAAGATCAG